A stretch of Paraburkholderia phenazinium DNA encodes these proteins:
- a CDS encoding BMA_0021/BMA_0022 family TOMM bacteriocin, with protein sequence MSNLESSFPTYQQFLEYRAVIVQAIAVAWHDDAFRVKLVDDPQKALADRFGYRYPFSLALKAQLDTSEWTPATNGGWTTLENNVLELVLPPAPADPEQHAIALAAYNAKHISVIEDAKQ encoded by the coding sequence GTGAGTAACCTCGAAAGCAGTTTTCCAACCTACCAGCAGTTCCTCGAATATCGCGCTGTCATCGTTCAGGCGATTGCCGTCGCATGGCACGACGACGCCTTTCGGGTCAAGCTGGTAGACGACCCGCAAAAGGCACTGGCCGACCGCTTTGGCTACCGCTATCCGTTCAGCCTCGCGCTGAAGGCGCAGCTCGACACCTCGGAGTGGACACCGGCGACCAACGGCGGCTGGACCACGCTCGAGAACAATGTGCTGGAACTCGTGCTGCCGCCCGCGCCGGCCGACCCCGAGCAACACGCCATCGCGCTTGCCGCTTATAACGCAAAACATATCAGCGTCATTGAAGACGCTAAACAATAA
- a CDS encoding BMA_0021/BMA_0022 family TOMM bacteriocin: MGMNNAVPTQESMLEFQDVYLRAIALSWKDAAFKDALLKNPNDALARYFDYLCPWIINLKISEAPAGSGWDAAKQSWSLPANAMTFGVPVRPKLSDEESIALAAYNDAGPCYLFTCC; encoded by the coding sequence ATGGGAATGAATAACGCGGTTCCTACTCAGGAATCGATGCTGGAGTTCCAGGACGTGTATCTGCGCGCAATCGCACTTTCATGGAAGGACGCAGCTTTTAAAGACGCCTTGTTGAAGAATCCTAACGATGCGCTGGCTCGTTACTTCGACTATCTGTGCCCGTGGATCATCAACCTGAAGATCAGCGAAGCCCCAGCCGGTTCGGGATGGGACGCGGCGAAGCAGAGCTGGTCTTTGCCAGCTAACGCGATGACGTTCGGTGTGCCGGTGCGTCCGAAGCTCTCGGACGAGGAATCGATTGCGCTGGCAGCCTACAACGATGCAGGGCCGTGCTACCTCTTCACCTGTTGCTGA
- a CDS encoding TOMM system kinase/cyclase fusion protein, with protein sequence MPSTSVTSSTDSRAPAEAAHLPQTSSAPAVELHGAHSYRLGARLGEGGSGAVYRATRVDTGQTVAIKLMHEDVARTAVQRERSRARFGQETRLCETLEHPHVVALLDKGETPDGQLFAVFEFVPGKTLREMIEDEGALSAVTTGLLMTQVLEGLAAAHKQGIVHRDLKPQNVMVTATGDVLHAKILDFGIGALISDATIPDAYTLTQATEVLGSPQYCAPEQLRKEAPTLKTDLYAWGLVVIECLTGQPVMQGASIAEILYQQLSPVDVALPPAIASHPLGTVLRLALNKNPQLRAGSADELAEQFRALHFQALVGEFNYPRGSRKSRTAEAKVATLSTKAPDGASASRQVTALCCSVGIVEDSAPLTADPASLEALEASQQQWLTRCTDIAVGYGGEACGKLGDTLLFYFGAQVGIDRPARRAARAALEMARQSGRANLDDTQTPNGWRVEIAAALHVGPIAIRVPLMGEGATAATTAKLLRLATPGQILLSEEARESLDRYADYARTGLHFARAGHPSRNVYALLGERHEHAPFDSLDRNAATPLIGREREREALLQAWRGVVASAASGAQAGEGAPRLARLVVGDPGIGKSRLVYELCETVRNAGETVAYGACLPERMNHALFPILRFVAAHWQLDLEGDPASALAVLDRLIAPLACDHAAARATLSAWLGIAAGPANLRWSTARQQQALFDVLRQLIASSGQGGPVLFVIEDVQWLDRMSFDFLESLRLSPVCRSVLVVMTSRPEVLDRWRTSTERLMLRRLSRNDTRELIATLLGKADFDAATLDSITQRTAGIPLFVEEIAREFVISGAMPDAGVAQADIGAPDHQPLPASLRDMLELAFDRIDGARDTAQLAATIGLEVDAQLLADVSPHAADVLNDDLKRLLEARIVYAQHRLGGISYAFRHALIRDAAYESMPAALRRDNHARVARALGKRPERGNGMQDVNIAQHFVHARAFEEAVPHGIRAAQRALERALHDDAIRYAQTVREWLTQCDYAGRAHDAARADLSLVHAMMARFGWADPQVKGHTERLLDEVGGLKDPQLAASALWTLATYYHVASDRAAVQRIAAQLIELSVSENDPSIRVAADAMHGMSLWIDGHYAEARSAFDAALSGHIVARDAGHRRLFGLDTRAWTMASLASLMWHMDEGPDAALEMGRTAVHSATCVDHLPTIGVTLMYCARMQQCSGDREGARDTSALILRLSRTYGLNAVERYAAAIHAWSEGDRDAVAGHIEALRRSGCLLGLTYYASLIPEMDAARGDWQSALREIDACLALCETMNERYYEAELLLKKATYLFNAGSREPGEAAEETCRQALAIARKAGMTRTAARAQDMLERLQSKTFPEQLPIRPHPPMESVSE encoded by the coding sequence TGATGCACGAAGACGTCGCGCGCACGGCCGTGCAACGCGAACGTTCACGCGCCCGCTTCGGGCAGGAAACGCGGCTGTGCGAGACGCTTGAACATCCGCACGTGGTGGCATTGCTCGACAAGGGCGAGACACCTGACGGCCAGTTGTTCGCCGTGTTCGAATTCGTGCCGGGCAAAACGCTACGCGAGATGATCGAGGATGAAGGCGCGCTTTCTGCGGTCACGACAGGACTCCTGATGACGCAGGTGCTCGAAGGCCTGGCGGCCGCCCACAAGCAGGGTATCGTGCATCGCGACCTGAAGCCGCAGAATGTCATGGTGACGGCGACCGGTGACGTACTGCATGCGAAGATCCTCGACTTCGGCATCGGCGCGCTCATTTCCGACGCTACGATACCGGATGCGTATACGCTGACGCAGGCGACCGAGGTCCTCGGTTCGCCGCAGTATTGCGCGCCCGAGCAACTGCGCAAGGAAGCGCCGACACTCAAGACCGATCTGTACGCGTGGGGCCTCGTCGTCATCGAATGTTTGACGGGGCAGCCTGTCATGCAGGGCGCGAGCATTGCCGAAATCCTCTACCAGCAGCTCAGTCCCGTCGATGTAGCGTTGCCGCCGGCGATTGCCTCGCACCCGCTCGGCACGGTATTGCGGCTGGCGTTGAACAAGAATCCGCAGTTGCGTGCCGGCTCCGCGGATGAGCTCGCGGAACAGTTCCGCGCACTGCATTTCCAGGCGCTCGTCGGCGAATTCAATTACCCGCGCGGATCACGCAAGTCCCGAACTGCCGAGGCGAAAGTTGCCACCCTTTCGACGAAGGCGCCGGATGGCGCAAGCGCATCCCGGCAGGTGACGGCGCTGTGCTGCAGTGTGGGCATCGTTGAAGACAGCGCGCCGCTGACGGCCGATCCCGCCTCGCTGGAAGCGCTCGAGGCGAGCCAGCAACAATGGCTGACGCGCTGTACGGATATCGCAGTCGGGTATGGCGGCGAAGCATGCGGCAAGCTTGGCGATACGTTGCTGTTTTACTTCGGCGCTCAGGTCGGGATCGATCGGCCGGCACGGCGCGCCGCGCGTGCCGCGCTCGAGATGGCGCGGCAGTCGGGCCGCGCGAACCTCGACGACACGCAAACGCCGAACGGCTGGCGTGTGGAGATAGCGGCGGCGTTGCATGTCGGCCCTATTGCCATCCGTGTGCCGCTCATGGGCGAGGGCGCTACGGCGGCTACAACTGCGAAGCTGCTGCGGCTTGCCACGCCGGGCCAGATTCTGCTTAGCGAAGAAGCACGCGAGTCGCTCGACCGGTATGCCGACTACGCGCGCACCGGCTTGCATTTTGCGCGTGCTGGCCATCCGTCGCGCAACGTCTATGCGTTGCTTGGCGAACGCCACGAGCATGCGCCGTTCGATTCGCTCGACCGCAACGCGGCGACGCCGCTGATTGGCCGCGAGCGCGAGCGCGAAGCGTTGCTGCAAGCCTGGCGCGGCGTGGTAGCCTCCGCTGCATCCGGGGCACAAGCCGGCGAGGGCGCACCGCGTCTTGCGAGACTGGTCGTTGGAGATCCGGGCATCGGCAAATCGCGACTCGTCTATGAGCTGTGCGAAACGGTACGCAACGCAGGCGAGACGGTTGCCTACGGCGCATGCCTGCCGGAGCGCATGAATCACGCACTGTTTCCGATCCTGCGCTTCGTGGCGGCGCATTGGCAGCTCGATCTCGAAGGCGACCCGGCTAGCGCGCTCGCCGTACTCGATCGCCTGATCGCCCCGCTTGCCTGCGATCACGCCGCAGCGCGCGCCACGCTCTCTGCGTGGCTTGGGATTGCAGCGGGGCCAGCCAACCTGCGCTGGTCGACTGCGAGGCAGCAGCAAGCGCTTTTCGATGTCCTGCGCCAACTGATCGCTTCGTCAGGACAGGGCGGACCCGTGCTGTTCGTCATCGAAGACGTGCAGTGGCTCGATCGCATGAGCTTCGACTTCCTTGAGTCACTGCGTCTCTCGCCGGTATGCCGCTCGGTTCTTGTCGTAATGACGTCGCGTCCCGAAGTGCTCGACCGGTGGCGTACCAGCACCGAACGTCTGATGCTGCGACGCCTGTCGCGCAACGACACACGTGAGCTGATCGCGACGCTGCTGGGCAAGGCCGATTTCGATGCCGCCACGCTCGACTCGATCACGCAGCGCACGGCCGGCATTCCGCTGTTCGTCGAGGAAATTGCGCGCGAATTCGTGATCAGCGGTGCGATGCCGGATGCTGGCGTGGCGCAGGCCGATATCGGCGCACCGGATCATCAGCCGTTGCCGGCGAGTTTGCGCGACATGCTCGAACTCGCGTTCGATCGTATCGACGGCGCGCGCGACACCGCGCAACTGGCGGCCACGATCGGCCTCGAAGTCGATGCGCAATTGCTCGCCGACGTTTCGCCGCACGCGGCCGACGTCCTCAACGACGACCTGAAACGACTGCTCGAGGCGCGCATCGTCTATGCGCAGCACCGGCTCGGCGGCATCTCGTATGCGTTCCGGCATGCGCTGATTCGCGATGCAGCCTACGAATCGATGCCGGCGGCGCTGCGGCGCGACAATCATGCTCGCGTGGCACGGGCGCTTGGCAAGCGGCCAGAACGCGGCAATGGCATGCAGGACGTCAACATAGCGCAGCATTTCGTGCATGCACGGGCCTTCGAAGAAGCCGTGCCGCACGGCATTCGCGCCGCACAGCGTGCGCTCGAACGCGCCTTGCACGACGATGCGATCCGGTATGCACAAACGGTGCGCGAATGGCTGACCCAATGCGATTACGCCGGGCGTGCACACGACGCGGCACGTGCCGATCTCTCGCTCGTGCACGCGATGATGGCGCGCTTTGGCTGGGCCGATCCGCAAGTGAAGGGGCATACCGAGCGTCTGCTGGATGAGGTCGGCGGCCTCAAGGATCCACAGCTTGCCGCGAGTGCATTGTGGACGCTTGCGACTTATTACCATGTTGCCAGCGACCGCGCGGCCGTGCAGCGCATCGCCGCGCAGCTGATTGAACTGTCCGTGAGCGAAAACGATCCGTCGATCCGTGTGGCCGCCGATGCGATGCACGGCATGAGTCTATGGATCGATGGTCACTATGCCGAGGCGCGCTCGGCGTTCGATGCGGCACTGTCGGGCCACATCGTGGCTCGCGACGCAGGACACCGGCGCCTGTTCGGTCTCGATACGCGGGCGTGGACAATGGCTTCGCTGGCGAGCCTCATGTGGCACATGGACGAGGGTCCGGACGCGGCGCTGGAGATGGGGCGCACCGCCGTACATTCCGCGACCTGTGTGGACCATCTGCCGACGATCGGCGTTACGCTGATGTATTGCGCGCGGATGCAGCAATGCAGCGGCGATCGCGAAGGTGCGCGTGACACGTCGGCGCTCATCCTGAGGCTGTCGCGCACTTACGGACTGAACGCGGTCGAGCGCTATGCCGCCGCCATCCACGCGTGGTCCGAAGGCGACCGCGACGCCGTTGCGGGGCACATCGAGGCATTGCGCCGCTCGGGATGCCTGCTCGGCCTGACCTACTACGCCTCATTGATCCCGGAGATGGATGCGGCCCGCGGCGACTGGCAATCGGCGCTGCGTGAAATCGATGCATGCCTCGCACTGTGCGAAACGATGAACGAACGCTACTACGAGGCCGAGCTGCTGCTTAAGAAGGCGACTTATCTGTTCAACGCGGGCTCGCGTGAACCGGGTGAGGCCGCGGAAGAAACGTGTCGCCAGGCGCTTGCTATCGCACGCAAGGCCGGCATGACGCGCACCGCTGCGAGAGCGCAAGACATGCTGGAGCGCCTGCAGTCGAAAACGTTCCCAGAACAGTTACCGATCAGGCCACACCCACCCATGGAGAGCGTCAGTGAGTAA